A stretch of Lactuca sativa cultivar Salinas chromosome 6, Lsat_Salinas_v11, whole genome shotgun sequence DNA encodes these proteins:
- the LOC111914133 gene encoding root allergen protein, producing the protein MTMAVITSELEVTSTLPADKLFKVYGDFDTLAPKVDPGTFKSIDIIEGDGGVGSIISITFGDGVPYKNSKHRVDAIDISNLSVSYTIFEGDALLGIIVSVTHHVKFVPSADGGSVYKHTTEFNCKPDAQLPDGILNFLKEAFKNTFKAIEAYAIAHPEAC; encoded by the exons ATGACAATGGCTGTTATCACATCCGAACTTGAGGTGACTTCTACTCTTCCCGCTGATAAACTTTTCAAGGTCTATGGAGACTTTGACACCCTTGCACCTAAGGTAGATCCTGGAACTTTCAAATCTATCGATATTATCGAAGGTGATGGCGGTGTTGGAAGCATTATAAGCATTACCTTTGGTGATG GTGTTCCGTACAAAAATTCCAAGCATAGAGTTGATGCCATAGACATAAGCAATCTTAGCGTCAGCTACACGATCTTTGAAGGTGACGCCTTGTTAGGTATTATTGTCTCAGTCACTCATCATGTTAAGTTCGTACCTTCTGCTGATGGTGGATCTGTGTACAAGCACACGACTGAGTTTAATTGCAAACCTGATGCCCAACTACCTGATGGTATTCTTAACTTTCTCAAAGAAGCATTCAAGAACACCTTTAAGGCAATAGAGGCCTATGCAATCGCACATCCCGAAGCTTGCTAG